Proteins from a genomic interval of Chryseobacterium indologenes:
- a CDS encoding HU family DNA-binding protein codes for MNKSELIDAIAKDAGITKVAAKAALESFIGNVTTTLKKKDGKVSLVGFGTFSVAERAARQGINPATKKPIKIAAKKVAKFKAGADLSNAVSGAKKK; via the coding sequence ATGAACAAGTCTGAATTAATCGACGCAATCGCAAAAGATGCAGGTATCACTAAAGTTGCAGCTAAAGCTGCTTTAGAATCTTTCATTGGTAACGTAACTACTACTTTAAAGAAAAAAGACGGAAAAGTTTCTTTAGTAGGTTTCGGTACTTTCTCAGTAGCTGAGAGAGCAGCTAGACAAGGTATTAACCCTGCAACTAAAAAACCGATCAAAATCGCTGCTAAAAAGGTAGCTAAATTTAAAGCTGGAGCTGATTTATC